A stretch of the Diorhabda sublineata isolate icDioSubl1.1 chromosome 11, icDioSubl1.1, whole genome shotgun sequence genome encodes the following:
- the LOC130450043 gene encoding uncharacterized protein LOC130450043, with protein MYGKRQRQNDNMPPMFDIYRKPMFDDSIRKAEYRTYAPFIKSFNCSDIVEFSINQVDSFFAMSEPLLCIKGSLEIHGAGDVKLANNVGAFLFDSCTYSESAREMETVRDPGIVSAVRAMTCYNQEDSNHMAIAGWNYPKDPILNVSDKSFNLQIPLKHIFSIFNDYSLITCGRQTIRLVRARNDNDCLYITEKNVSGTLSTTTAKLNITSVELKVKHIFPNDDIKLNLMKSIQKYQPIVIPFRKWELHELPSITKGARHEVWAVKTSTSVERPRFVIVFFQTDKRNLSTADPTLFDNTDVQSIRLSLNGYYWHNERMQLDFAKTDYNEAYFNYTEFYPNYANSTQKRPLLDYSSFKKRALFVIDCSKQEESMKASTVDVKLDIEANIGFPENTKVYCIIIHDCVMEYFPLTEIVKSLN; from the coding sequence atGTATGGAAAACGTCAACGCCAAAACGACAACATGCCTCCAATGTTTGATATCTACCGTAAGCCGATGTTTGACGATTCAATTCGAAAGGCTGAATACAGAACCTATGCTCCATTTATAAAGTCATTCAATTGCAGTGACATTGTGGAGTTTAGCATTAATCAGGTTGATTCGTTCTTTGCAATGAGCGAACCTTTGTTGTGCATTAAAGGTTCGCTTGAAATACACGGAGCTGGTGACgtaaaattagcaaataatgtTGGAGCCTTTCTATTCGATTCATGTACGTACAGTGAAAGTGCCAGAGAAATGGAAACAGTTCGGGATCCTGGAATAGTGAGTGCCGTACGTGCTATGACTTGTTATAACCAAGAAGATTCCAATCATATGGCTATAGCCGGCTGGAATTACCCAAAAGATCCTATTCTGAATGTTAGCGACAAGTCCTTCAACCTTCAAATACctctcaaacatattttcagcattttcaaCGATTATTCATTGATTACATGTGGGCGTCAAACAATACGACTAGTTCGGGCACGAAATGATAATGATTGCTTATATATTACTGAAAAGAATGTCTCTGGAACGCTCTCCACTACAACAGCTAAATTAAACATTACAAGCGTTGAGCTAAAAGTTAAACATATCTTTCCTAATGAcgacataaaattaaatctcatgaaatccattcaaaaatatcaaCCTATAGTTATTCCATTTAGGAAGTGGGAGTTACACGAATTACCCTCAATTACTAAAGGAGCAAGACATGAAGTTTGGGCTGTCAAGACATCCACTTCAGTTGAAAGACCtcgttttgttattgttttctttcaaaccgACAAACGTAACTTGAGTACAGCTGACccgactttatttgacaataCCGACGTACAAAGTATAAGACTGTCACTTAATGGTTATTATTGGCACAATGAAAGAATGCAATTGGATTTCGCTAAAACTGATTACAATGAAGCCTATTTTAACTATACTGAATTCTATCCCAACTACGCAAACTCCACACAGAAGCGCCCCCTGCtggattattcttctttcaagaAACGAGCATTGTTTGTTATCGATTGTTCAAAACAGGAGGAAAGCATGAAGGCATCCACAGTCGATGTGAAACTTGACATTGAAGCAAACATAGGTTTTCCCGAAAATACCAAAGTATATTGCATCATAATTCACGATTGTGTAATGGAATACTTCCCCCTCACCGAAATTGTTAAAAGCTTGAACTAG